Proteins from one bacterium genomic window:
- a CDS encoding GTP-binding protein, whose protein sequence is MAKAKFERKKPHVNIGTIGHVDHGKTTLTSAITKYL, encoded by the coding sequence ATGGCCAAAGCAAAATTTGAGCGTAAGAAGCCGCACGTCAATATCGGGACGATCGGCCACGTGGACCACGGCAAGACGACCCTGACCAGCGCGATCACGAAGTACCTGT